From Mycolicibacterium nivoides, a single genomic window includes:
- a CDS encoding methyltransferase family protein, translating to MNTVVRMLISGSIGMAVTGLVIFASAGTFDYWRGWVFLAVLVVSGWVSAIYFLRKNPAVLLRRLPTAEERPQQKAIAIGVLSLWAAMIVVSALDHRFKWSVVATEVSLAGDVLVALGLAAIGLVLMQNNHAAVTVRVEENQHLVSTGLYGLVRHPMYTCNALLLVGIPLALGSFWGLIFLIPGVLLFALRIQDEERVLEVELDGYRDYMQKVRYRLLPGIW from the coding sequence ATGAACACCGTTGTCAGAATGCTGATTTCAGGTTCCATCGGCATGGCCGTGACAGGTCTGGTTATATTTGCCTCCGCAGGCACATTCGACTACTGGCGAGGTTGGGTGTTTCTCGCGGTGCTCGTGGTCTCGGGTTGGGTGTCGGCCATCTACTTCCTGCGCAAGAATCCCGCAGTGCTGCTGCGGCGGTTGCCGACCGCCGAAGAGCGACCCCAGCAGAAGGCCATCGCCATTGGTGTCTTGTCGCTGTGGGCGGCAATGATCGTCGTGAGCGCTCTCGACCACCGCTTCAAATGGTCGGTGGTCGCCACAGAGGTCTCATTGGCCGGCGACGTGCTGGTTGCGCTCGGACTTGCCGCGATCGGCCTGGTGCTCATGCAGAACAACCATGCGGCCGTGACGGTTCGGGTGGAGGAGAATCAACACCTTGTCTCCACTGGCCTATACGGACTCGTACGACATCCGATGTACACCTGCAACGCGCTGCTTCTGGTGGGAATACCCCTTGCGCTCGGCTCCTTCTGGGGCCTCATATTTCTCATCCCGGGCGTCCTGCTCTTCGCGCTACGCATCCAGGACGAGGAGAGAGTCCTCGAGGTGGAGCTGGACGGATACCGCGACTACATGCAGAAGGTTCGCTACCGCCTGCTGCCGGGGATTTGGTGA